Proteins from a genomic interval of Bradyrhizobium sp. CCGB01:
- a CDS encoding recombinase family protein, protein MAQHNGKFVTYYRVSTGKQGKSGLGIEAQRAAVAAYLNGGDWTIVAEFTEVESGKRADRPALEQALAAARLHRAALVVSKVDRLTRSVAFLSRLLEAGVDVRFADLPVIEGATGRFLLQQMVAVAELEAGMISARTKAALAAAKRRGKQLGGNRGVVPGAKMQEASRKALSERTTKHAADIGPTIRKLQAAGATSLRAIADGLNEAGIPTALGNGKWQAVQVQRVLARLPQ, encoded by the coding sequence ATGGCGCAGCATAACGGGAAGTTCGTCACCTACTACCGAGTTTCCACCGGCAAGCAGGGCAAGTCTGGTCTCGGCATCGAAGCTCAACGCGCGGCAGTCGCGGCGTATCTCAACGGGGGCGACTGGACGATCGTTGCCGAGTTCACCGAGGTGGAGTCGGGTAAGCGAGCTGACCGGCCCGCACTGGAGCAGGCGCTGGCCGCGGCGCGACTGCATCGGGCTGCGCTGGTGGTCTCCAAGGTTGACCGCCTCACTCGCTCTGTCGCCTTCCTGTCCCGCCTGCTTGAGGCGGGCGTTGACGTTCGCTTCGCGGACCTGCCCGTGATCGAAGGCGCTACCGGCCGCTTCCTGCTTCAGCAGATGGTGGCAGTGGCGGAGTTGGAAGCCGGCATGATTTCAGCCCGCACCAAGGCGGCACTAGCAGCGGCCAAGCGGCGGGGTAAGCAGCTTGGTGGCAACCGTGGCGTTGTCCCCGGTGCGAAGATGCAGGAAGCCTCCCGGAAGGCCCTGTCGGAGCGCACCACGAAACATGCGGCAGATATCGGTCCGACGATCCGCAAGTTACAAGCGGCCGGCGCAACGTCGCTACGGGCCATTGCAGATGGCCTGAACGAGGCCGGTATTCCTACCGCGCTCGGCAACGGCAAGTGGCAGGCGGTGCAGGTGCAGCGCGTCTTGGCGCGGCTACCGCAGTGA
- a CDS encoding M15 family metallopeptidase: MSEIISVHASLTATDSASPVIAGLLRNVRKLEAAVKSINGISASKLFPDSVSAGLQRITDDARKAASTYRTEWKSAYADSLRDARAFHRELDRLDRQTFNRRQAEQRAVGRGASSGGRGALPRGISPTTALISGGITISGVASAFKRRMEADVAETKAQIFGGLSQAEVKRLRGDWSDQVAVKFGESAAAVLDSYTEALKQGFDATAAKKVTENALEASSALEMNIGELMKLAGKTATSLYGNVRNADPARVARMMTSVAVAAAATAADPNEVVEANKRALSALSTTKMKEIDLSAFTSVGISAGLQPNKAGTFLGYLTSEFANAGNARGQRAKDLDQAARMIGYGGRSQMAQRMAAAPTEFMLDMFSKMRNMSEQTRAKFANLAGMREWRDELVQMAKASDQIRETLKEIDQKSDAVSGFSKAKLNSLQKRWDRIKAMFGLAWEKFGSGFEQSFIEVSDWFDKHTSIVTSGRIAEKSRDLVERLKKAFGVASMGDALDKIAAKLSSVDVDKIIGFLSGFAGGLRSVFDTVTTLLKGVAAAMGKDGNSAEVLGRLTGQIVALSVALGTLAPVMAVFTGLVGIIGRIAGLLGGRALLGAASANPVGTAALLAWLLAENNDTGLSDASKKRPGETTSQWRERQRQHKRDLYQKQSGDGFNPADVHPMSFIGNKLDNLGGKIERASFMSTDLSSRGRTYGSGGSSSAAISANMNRIVSGVGTPDALWKNVTPGGLLPNFGVGSGGIIKRSNIPSFGGGGGSVDDMSRAAFDKKFAGTPLAGKYDQIVAAARVNGISPALLAGVIAHETGNGHVLSGNNVAGLMDPATGMAKKMQFASLDAGISRAGQVVAKNYRLAGGNLDKMGARYAPVGAANDPRGLNGGWPGGVRKQMSALSGGVGSTAAAAAGVEPGLADKLGLRGRANFMHGQYGGVGQNLTTVALASGKKLTVNSAAAESFKGFVDELEASGYKIRSIGGFDMRGKRKGGGWSQHAYGNAIDINPGKNAQDGTGRTDMPANVRDMAAKYGLSWGGDWSKKFNDPMHFEWNGSQPWKNVPTPSDAVKNVPAAPQSGIPMRGGFGGGNSNVAIHINGNSHDPEALATLVQRRIDEKMNWRAHDSESEYT; this comes from the coding sequence ATGTCAGAGATCATCAGCGTCCACGCATCATTGACCGCGACCGACAGCGCGAGTCCCGTCATCGCCGGACTTCTCCGGAACGTTCGCAAGCTTGAGGCCGCAGTTAAGTCCATCAACGGCATCTCAGCATCCAAGCTGTTTCCCGACAGTGTCTCAGCCGGCCTCCAGAGGATCACCGACGACGCTCGGAAGGCCGCGTCGACTTACCGCACAGAATGGAAGTCGGCCTATGCAGACAGTCTGCGTGACGCGCGGGCGTTCCATCGTGAGCTGGACCGCCTCGACCGGCAGACCTTCAATCGGCGACAGGCTGAGCAACGCGCCGTTGGTCGTGGTGCCAGCTCCGGCGGTCGTGGCGCGCTCCCTCGTGGCATTTCGCCAACCACCGCGCTCATCTCCGGCGGCATCACGATCTCAGGTGTCGCATCCGCATTCAAGAGACGGATGGAAGCCGACGTCGCCGAGACCAAGGCGCAAATCTTCGGCGGGCTGTCACAAGCTGAGGTGAAGCGGCTTCGTGGTGACTGGTCGGATCAAGTCGCGGTCAAGTTCGGTGAGTCCGCAGCCGCAGTGCTGGACAGCTACACGGAAGCGCTTAAGCAAGGCTTCGACGCCACGGCTGCAAAAAAGGTCACAGAGAACGCCTTGGAGGCGTCTTCGGCGCTCGAAATGAACATCGGTGAACTGATGAAGCTGGCCGGCAAGACCGCGACCAGCCTCTACGGCAACGTCCGGAACGCTGATCCTGCCCGCGTGGCACGAATGATGACCTCGGTTGCCGTTGCTGCCGCCGCGACCGCCGCGGACCCCAATGAAGTCGTTGAGGCGAACAAGCGTGCTCTGTCAGCCTTGAGCACAACCAAGATGAAGGAAATCGATCTCTCCGCGTTCACGTCGGTCGGCATCTCGGCAGGCCTCCAGCCGAACAAGGCCGGTACGTTCCTCGGTTACTTGACCTCCGAATTTGCAAACGCCGGCAATGCCCGCGGCCAGCGTGCGAAGGATCTGGATCAAGCAGCGCGAATGATCGGATACGGTGGCCGGTCGCAAATGGCTCAACGGATGGCTGCCGCACCGACTGAGTTCATGCTCGACATGTTCTCGAAGATGCGGAACATGAGCGAGCAGACCCGGGCGAAGTTCGCCAACCTCGCCGGCATGCGGGAATGGCGGGATGAGCTGGTGCAGATGGCCAAGGCCTCCGATCAAATTCGGGAGACCTTGAAGGAGATCGACCAAAAGAGCGATGCCGTTTCCGGGTTTTCCAAGGCCAAACTCAACTCACTTCAGAAGCGCTGGGACCGCATCAAGGCAATGTTCGGTCTCGCATGGGAAAAATTCGGAAGCGGCTTCGAGCAGAGCTTCATCGAGGTGTCGGACTGGTTTGACAAGCACACCAGCATCGTCACCTCCGGCAGGATCGCGGAGAAGTCCAGAGACCTTGTCGAGCGACTGAAGAAGGCGTTTGGCGTCGCCAGCATGGGCGATGCACTCGACAAGATCGCCGCGAAACTGTCGTCCGTAGACGTCGACAAGATCATCGGCTTCCTGTCGGGCTTCGCGGGCGGGCTCAGGTCTGTGTTCGATACCGTCACCACCCTGCTGAAAGGCGTGGCCGCGGCAATGGGCAAGGACGGTAACAGCGCCGAAGTCCTGGGGAGGCTGACCGGCCAGATTGTTGCCTTGTCCGTCGCGCTCGGAACACTCGCCCCGGTCATGGCCGTGTTCACCGGCTTGGTGGGCATCATCGGCCGCATCGCGGGCCTGCTCGGTGGTCGGGCGTTGCTCGGTGCTGCGAGCGCCAACCCTGTTGGTACCGCTGCCCTGCTCGCGTGGCTCCTCGCGGAGAACAACGACACCGGCTTATCCGATGCCTCGAAGAAACGGCCGGGCGAGACGACAAGCCAATGGCGAGAGCGTCAACGCCAGCACAAGAGAGACCTGTACCAGAAGCAGAGTGGCGACGGCTTCAACCCCGCGGACGTTCACCCGATGAGCTTCATCGGGAACAAGCTGGACAATCTCGGTGGGAAGATCGAACGCGCCTCGTTCATGAGCACTGACCTCAGTTCCCGCGGACGCACCTACGGCAGCGGCGGCAGCAGCAGCGCGGCGATCAGTGCCAACATGAACCGGATCGTCAGCGGGGTCGGCACCCCCGATGCTCTGTGGAAGAACGTAACGCCGGGCGGCCTCCTTCCGAACTTCGGCGTTGGCTCTGGCGGCATCATCAAGCGCAGCAACATCCCTTCCTTCGGCGGCGGAGGCGGCAGCGTTGACGATATGAGCCGGGCGGCCTTCGATAAGAAGTTCGCTGGCACTCCGCTCGCTGGCAAGTACGATCAGATCGTCGCGGCGGCCAGAGTCAACGGCATCTCGCCTGCGCTGCTGGCCGGTGTGATCGCGCACGAAACCGGCAACGGCCATGTGTTGTCCGGAAACAACGTTGCTGGCCTGATGGACCCGGCAACCGGCATGGCGAAAAAGATGCAGTTCGCCAGTCTCGATGCAGGCATCAGCAGAGCCGGCCAAGTGGTCGCAAAGAACTACCGTCTGGCCGGTGGCAACCTCGACAAGATGGGGGCGCGCTATGCCCCTGTCGGCGCCGCGAACGATCCGCGTGGGCTGAACGGTGGATGGCCCGGAGGCGTTCGCAAGCAGATGAGTGCGCTGTCTGGTGGCGTCGGCAGCACCGCCGCAGCGGCGGCTGGCGTTGAACCCGGCCTTGCCGACAAGCTCGGCCTGCGCGGGAGGGCCAACTTCATGCATGGTCAGTATGGTGGCGTCGGTCAAAACCTGACCACCGTCGCCCTGGCCTCCGGAAAGAAGTTGACCGTCAACTCCGCTGCGGCAGAGTCCTTCAAGGGCTTCGTCGATGAGCTGGAAGCGTCTGGCTACAAGATCAGATCGATCGGCGGCTTTGATATGCGAGGCAAGCGCAAGGGCGGAGGTTGGTCGCAGCACGCCTATGGTAATGCGATCGACATCAACCCCGGCAAGAACGCTCAGGATGGCACCGGCAGAACGGACATGCCGGCGAACGTTCGCGACATGGCCGCCAAGTACGGTCTGTCATGGGGTGGAGACTGGTCGAAGAAGTTCAACGACCCGATGCACTTCGAGTGGAACGGATCACAGCCGTGGAAGAATGTCCCGACGCCGAGTGATGCTGTCAAGAACGTGCCTGCTGCTCCGCAGTCTGGCATCCCGATGCGGGGTGGCTTCGGCGGTGGTAACAGCAACGTCGCGATCCACATCAACGGCAATAGCCACGATCCGGAAGCTCTGGCCACGCTGGTTCAGCGCCGCATCGACGAGAAGATGAACTGGCGCGCCCATGACTCGGAGAGCGAGTACACCTGA